In the Mastacembelus armatus chromosome 17, fMasArm1.2, whole genome shotgun sequence genome, one interval contains:
- the pdca gene encoding phosducin a, whose product MSTPREDDKERFNRKMSVQEYELIQDEDEHCLKRYRKQCMQEMHERLSFGPKFEAVHELESGEAFLEVIEKEHRMTLVVVHIYQHGVKGCEQLNSCLDCLASEYPSVKFCCIDAVATGATERFSSEVLPALLVYKAGELLGNFLAVTKHFSEEFFATDVEVFLNEYGLLPEKEFTACANDEDVGEDVE is encoded by the exons ATGTCCACTCCTCGAGAGGATGACAAGGAAAGATTCAACAGAAAG ATGAGTGTTCAGGAGTATGAACTGATCCAGGACGAAGATGAGCATTGCCTGAAACGCTACAGGAAACAGTGCATGCAGGAAATGCATGAGCGCTTGAGCTTTGGCCCTAAATTTGAAGCAGTACATGAGCTTGAGAGTGGAGAAGCCTTCCTCGAGGTCATCGAGAAAGAGCACCGGATGACCCTAGTTGTAGTCCACATCTACCAGCATGGGGTCAAAG GCTGTGAACAGCTGAACTCGTGTCTGGACTGTCTGGCTTCAGAATACCCCAGTGTGAAATTTTGTTGTATCGATGCTGTGGCGACAGGTGCTACTGAGCGCTTCTCCTCTGAG GTTCTTCCTGCCCTGCTGGTGTACAAGGCAGGTGAGTTACTGGGGAATTTCCTGGCTGTTACCAAACACTTCAGTGAAGAGTTTTTTGCAACAGACGTGGAGGTTTTTCTCAATGAATACGGCCTGTTACCTGAGAAGGAGTTCACAGCGTGTGCTAATGATGAGGATGTGGGCGAGGACGTGGAAtag